CTCGTGGCGGTCGAGATGCCAGGTGGAGTAGGCACGTTGCTCCCGTTCACTCACAAGGCCGATGACGATCTCTTCGTCTGCCATGCCGCGATCCGCCTCCGCTGCCGGCTCGAACTCCGGCTCATCGATCGCTCGGATCGCGTCCTTTGGAACGACGACGTAGAGCTTGTTGTCCTCTTCCTGCCCGGTCACTGAGACAACCTCGCGAGCCCCCGCGACTATGCCTGCCGCTGCCACGAGGCCAAACAGGAGG
This region of Luteitalea sp. genomic DNA includes:
- a CDS encoding DUF3179 domain-containing protein, whose protein sequence is MWSCRSISLLFGLVAAAGIVAGAREVVSVTGQEEDNKLYVVVPKDAIRAIDEPEFEPAAEADRGMADEEIVIGLVSEREQRAYSTWHLDRHEIVNDVFEGRPVAVTW